In Nocardioides bizhenqiangii, the DNA window ATGTGCACGATCGCCGATGCCGTCCGCGACGCCTGCCTGCCGGAGCTGGCGCCTCGCCCGCTCACCGAGCCGCTGCCGTCACCGCGGTCCGAGCACCCCGAGGTCACCCCGGCCTGGCGGGACGGCTACATCCAGGTCGCCACCCGGCTCGGGCTGGCGATGGAGGACCCCGACGAGCTGCACCGCGCCTTCCCCGCGCTCCCGCTGCCCGGCCGCGTGGTCGCGGCGATGTACGGCGACCTCGGCGGTGGCGTCCAGGGACGCCTGGTCTACGCCGCCGAGATGAACCTCAGGGCGGCGGAGCGGGCCCGCGGGGCGGTCCTCCTCACCGCGCAGCCCGGGACACCGGACACGCCCCCTGCCGGCGAGCGTCAGGACGACCGGCTGCTCATCCACCACCAGCGCTCCGGCATGCACGTCCTGGTCAGCGCGCAGACGGCCGGGTTCTACCGCGAGGAGCAAGAGGGGCTGCTCGACCGGGCCCTGGCCTTCGCTCGCGAGCGCGGGCTGGTCCGGCGCTGAGTCGATAGCACGCGTTGCAGGTGTGGGGTGGTCACGAGGTCCTCACCCTCTAGGGACCAGTCACTCCGTCGACGCGATAGCCGCTGACTGCTCCTCGCCCGACTGTTGACGGCGCAGACGCGCCAGCGCGTCGCGGGCATACGACTTGACACTTCCCACCGAGATGCCGAGAGCAGCGGCCGTGTCGGCCTCGGTGAGGTCGTCGAGGTAGCGCAACACAAGAACCGCGCGCTGCTGCGGCGACAGCCTGCGCAGGTCCTCGAGCAGCGTGATCCGATCGGTGCTGTCATGATGCATCGTCTCCGGGACCGCGTCGGTGGTCACCTCTCGCCAACGACGACCGCGCCATCGACTCACCGACTCGCGCGCGAGCACCTTCCGGACGTACGGCTCTGGGTGGTCCTTGATTCGCCGCCACTTCGGCACCACCTTGATCAGCGCTGACTGGACGAGGTCCTCGGCGTCGTGAGGGTCGCCGGTGAGCAGATAGGCCGTCCGCAGCAGCGCGCCTCTGCGAGCGACAACGAACTCTTCGAAGTCGTCGTACCCGGTCATGACGCACCACCCTGT includes these proteins:
- a CDS encoding SigE family RNA polymerase sigma factor; the encoded protein is MTGYDDFEEFVVARRGALLRTAYLLTGDPHDAEDLVQSALIKVVPKWRRIKDHPEPYVRKVLARESVSRWRGRRWREVTTDAVPETMHHDSTDRITLLEDLRRLSPQQRAVLVLRYLDDLTEADTAAALGISVGSVKSYARDALARLRRQQSGEEQSAAIASTE